In Horticoccus luteus, the following proteins share a genomic window:
- a CDS encoding M16 family metallopeptidase — translation MQKSPRLSHLFLAVALFLGAALTPFAAPPTTKALPAPAVAQSDLPPDPAVHYGQLDNGFRYAIRANAEPKGRVSLRLFVHAGSFEEHDNQRGLAHFLEHMAFNGSTHYPPGTLVEFFQRLGMSFGGDTNASTSFDRTIYQIELPNTHAATITEGLRVFSDFAGGLLLRPDQIEKERGIILAEKRARDDVGYREFTAELDFLLGGTRIPARLPIGLPNVIEHADRPLFEAFYNTWYRPELMALVVVGDIDPAAVETAVRAAFGSLTARAPAEPKPSLGTVPAPQKVNAFYHADAEAPATTVSINTVSSYAYEADTAANRLKYLPRQLAVAMLNRRLAILAKQEHAPFSSASIGIDESFDFVREASLSLICRPDQWSPALAAGEQALRGALEHGFTAAELAEATANYRTALEQAADAAPTRHSDALAEEIGAAILDRNVFTTPATERDLFVPTLARVTPADCLAALRQAWAAPGRSLIVGGNAKIPGDAAAAIATAYRHAQSVAVAAPAEESVGQFAYTDFGPAGAVASRREVADLGITLVQFKNGVRLNLKRTPFEAHVIRLNARVGVGQLTEPRDQRGLAALAGGTFIAGGLGRHSVDDLHRLLAGKNVGVSFAAAPDHLNFGGATTPEDLLLELQLLTAHLVDPGYRPEALRQAREGITQLYASIAHTPEGPLATDVPHWLANDDPRFGLPPQDQMMQRNLAEVKAWLAPQLQHGAIELAIVGDLDVDASIADVARTLGALPPREPKPALPAAHEVHFPTGSHERDYTISSEIPKGLVALFWPTTDANDVSRTRRLNVLADILGDRLRVTVREKLGGTYSPDVGSMASDAFPGYGMINASSVVDPAQASELRAAMIAQAADLQAHGATDDELKRAKLPLLTSLRESVRSNRYWLAAVLSRAQEKPEVLDWARSRQTDVESISKTDIDALARQYLAPENVYRVTVIPAQKPQP, via the coding sequence ATGCAGAAATCGCCGCGCTTGTCCCACTTGTTTCTGGCCGTCGCGCTCTTCCTCGGCGCCGCCCTCACGCCCTTCGCTGCGCCGCCCACCACTAAGGCATTGCCCGCCCCAGCCGTCGCGCAGAGCGATTTGCCGCCCGATCCCGCCGTCCACTACGGCCAGCTCGACAACGGCTTTCGCTACGCCATCCGCGCCAACGCCGAGCCGAAAGGCCGCGTATCGCTCCGCCTCTTCGTCCACGCCGGCTCCTTCGAAGAACACGACAACCAGCGCGGCCTCGCCCACTTCCTCGAGCACATGGCGTTCAACGGCAGCACCCATTATCCGCCCGGCACCCTCGTCGAATTCTTTCAACGCCTCGGCATGAGCTTCGGCGGCGACACCAACGCCAGCACCTCTTTCGACCGCACGATCTATCAAATCGAACTGCCCAACACTCACGCGGCGACGATCACCGAGGGCCTCCGCGTCTTCTCTGATTTTGCCGGCGGTCTTCTCCTGCGTCCCGATCAAATCGAAAAAGAGCGCGGCATCATTCTCGCCGAAAAACGCGCCCGCGACGACGTCGGTTACCGTGAATTCACCGCCGAACTCGATTTTCTCCTCGGCGGCACGCGCATTCCCGCGCGTCTCCCCATCGGCCTGCCCAACGTCATCGAACACGCCGACCGCCCGCTCTTCGAAGCCTTTTACAACACGTGGTATCGCCCCGAATTGATGGCGCTCGTCGTGGTCGGCGACATCGACCCCGCCGCCGTCGAGACCGCCGTGCGCGCCGCGTTCGGTTCCTTGACCGCCCGCGCCCCCGCCGAACCCAAGCCCTCGCTCGGCACCGTGCCCGCGCCGCAAAAGGTCAACGCGTTTTACCACGCCGACGCCGAAGCGCCCGCCACCACCGTCTCCATCAACACCGTTTCGTCCTACGCCTACGAAGCCGACACCGCCGCCAACCGCCTCAAATATCTCCCGCGCCAGCTCGCCGTCGCGATGCTCAACCGCCGCCTCGCCATCCTCGCCAAACAGGAGCACGCGCCCTTCTCCTCCGCCAGCATCGGCATCGACGAGAGCTTCGACTTCGTGCGCGAAGCGAGCCTCTCGCTCATCTGTCGCCCTGACCAATGGAGTCCCGCGCTCGCCGCTGGCGAACAAGCCTTGCGCGGCGCGCTCGAGCACGGCTTCACCGCCGCCGAACTCGCCGAGGCCACCGCCAACTATCGCACCGCCCTCGAGCAGGCCGCCGACGCCGCGCCCACGCGCCATTCCGACGCCCTCGCCGAGGAAATCGGCGCCGCCATTCTCGATCGCAACGTCTTCACCACGCCCGCGACCGAGCGCGATCTCTTCGTCCCCACCCTCGCGCGCGTCACGCCCGCCGACTGTCTCGCCGCGCTCCGCCAGGCATGGGCCGCGCCTGGCCGCTCCCTCATCGTCGGCGGTAACGCGAAAATCCCCGGCGACGCCGCCGCCGCGATCGCGACCGCGTATCGACACGCCCAGTCCGTCGCCGTCGCCGCACCCGCCGAGGAATCCGTCGGCCAGTTTGCCTACACCGATTTTGGTCCCGCCGGCGCGGTGGCGAGCCGCCGCGAAGTCGCCGATCTCGGGATCACGCTCGTGCAGTTCAAAAACGGCGTCCGTCTCAATCTGAAACGCACGCCCTTCGAAGCGCACGTGATCCGGCTCAACGCCCGCGTCGGCGTCGGCCAGTTGACCGAGCCCCGCGACCAACGCGGCCTCGCCGCGCTCGCCGGCGGCACGTTCATCGCCGGTGGCCTCGGCCGCCACAGCGTCGACGATCTGCATCGCTTGCTCGCCGGCAAAAACGTCGGCGTCTCCTTCGCCGCCGCGCCCGATCATCTGAATTTCGGCGGCGCCACAACGCCCGAAGATCTCCTGCTCGAACTGCAATTGCTCACTGCCCACCTCGTCGATCCCGGCTACCGGCCCGAAGCGCTGCGCCAGGCGCGCGAAGGCATCACGCAACTCTACGCCAGCATCGCGCACACGCCCGAAGGCCCGCTCGCGACCGACGTCCCGCACTGGCTCGCCAACGACGACCCGCGCTTCGGCCTGCCGCCGCAGGACCAGATGATGCAACGCAACCTCGCCGAGGTGAAAGCGTGGCTCGCCCCGCAGCTTCAGCACGGCGCGATCGAACTCGCGATCGTTGGCGACCTCGATGTCGACGCCTCCATCGCCGACGTCGCCCGCACGCTCGGCGCCCTGCCACCGCGCGAACCGAAACCCGCCCTGCCCGCTGCGCACGAGGTGCATTTTCCCACCGGCTCGCACGAACGCGATTACACCATCAGCTCCGAAATCCCCAAAGGCCTCGTCGCGCTCTTCTGGCCGACGACCGATGCCAACGACGTCAGCCGCACCCGTCGCCTGAACGTTCTCGCCGACATCCTGGGCGACCGCCTGCGTGTGACCGTGCGCGAAAAACTCGGCGGCACCTACAGCCCCGACGTCGGCAGCATGGCGAGCGATGCGTTTCCCGGCTACGGCATGATCAACGCCAGCTCCGTCGTCGACCCCGCCCAAGCCTCCGAACTGCGCGCTGCGATGATCGCGCAAGCCGCCGATTTGCAGGCGCACGGTGCGACCGACGACGAATTGAAACGCGCCAAACTCCCCCTGCTGACGAGCCTGCGCGAAAGCGTGCGCAGCAACCGCTACTGGCTCGCCGCCGTGCTCAGCCGCGCGCAAGAGAAACCGGAAGTCCTCGACTGGGCCCGCTCGCGTCAGACGGATGTCGAGTCGATCAGCAAAACCGACATCGACGCCCTCGCCCGCCAATACCTCGCGCCGGAGAACGTTTATCGCGTGACAGTGATTCCAGCCCAGAAACCGCAGC
- a CDS encoding 3-deoxy-D-manno-octulosonic acid transferase has translation MLWLYRLLFLPVLLVSAPFYLRRMQKRGGYGEHFGQRFGRVPTLPPRRPGVPRIWLQAVSVGEVLAIAPLVAAWRADGVEVYLTTTTSTGYRVAVERYRGQVLAVGYFPLDGWLFSARAWRQVQPDLAVLTEGERWPEHMAQAQRRGVPVIAINARMSDRSLRRMRRWRWAVQPMMGALTRVLASSAHDAERFRELGVPPERLMTTGNLKLDVTIETLDAVAKAKLRRELGLRGGLVLVGSSTWQGEEEMLLQAWRAARAEGVDCSLLIVPRHAERRAALVAQLEAARVSFHLRSRGAAPAEVDVAVGDTTGELSRLVQLADLVFIGKSLPPNEGGQTPVESAALGKPIVFGPAMSNFRVISAELVAAGAAWQGNDRAAVAGKLVTLLQDEAQRATMARAAIEWHRANVGAMGRTLAVIRDELARGRRN, from the coding sequence ATGCTCTGGCTTTATCGACTTCTTTTTCTGCCGGTTTTGCTCGTGTCGGCGCCGTTTTACCTGCGGCGGATGCAGAAGCGCGGCGGTTACGGCGAGCATTTCGGGCAACGTTTCGGGCGGGTGCCGACGCTGCCGCCGCGGCGGCCGGGCGTGCCGCGCATCTGGCTGCAGGCGGTGAGCGTCGGCGAAGTGCTCGCGATCGCTCCGCTGGTGGCGGCGTGGCGGGCGGATGGCGTGGAGGTCTATCTGACCACGACGACGAGCACCGGCTACCGCGTGGCGGTGGAACGGTATCGCGGGCAGGTGCTGGCGGTGGGTTATTTCCCGCTCGATGGCTGGCTGTTTTCCGCGCGGGCGTGGCGGCAGGTGCAGCCTGATCTGGCGGTATTGACAGAAGGCGAGCGCTGGCCGGAGCACATGGCGCAGGCGCAGCGGCGCGGCGTGCCGGTGATCGCGATCAATGCGCGCATGTCGGACCGGAGTCTGCGGCGGATGCGGCGTTGGCGCTGGGCGGTGCAGCCGATGATGGGGGCGTTGACGCGCGTGCTGGCGAGTTCAGCGCACGATGCGGAGCGCTTTCGGGAACTCGGCGTGCCGCCGGAGCGGCTGATGACGACGGGAAATTTGAAATTGGACGTGACGATCGAAACCCTCGACGCGGTCGCGAAGGCGAAACTGCGACGAGAACTCGGGCTGCGCGGCGGACTCGTGCTGGTGGGCTCTTCGACGTGGCAGGGAGAGGAGGAAATGTTGTTGCAGGCGTGGCGCGCGGCGCGCGCGGAAGGCGTGGATTGCTCGCTGTTAATCGTGCCGCGTCATGCCGAGCGGCGCGCCGCGCTGGTGGCGCAACTGGAGGCGGCGCGCGTGAGTTTTCATCTGCGGTCGCGCGGCGCGGCGCCGGCGGAGGTGGACGTGGCGGTGGGCGACACGACGGGAGAGTTGAGCCGGTTGGTGCAGCTCGCGGATTTAGTTTTCATCGGCAAAAGTCTGCCGCCGAACGAAGGCGGACAGACGCCGGTCGAGTCGGCGGCACTGGGCAAGCCCATCGTGTTCGGGCCGGCGATGAGCAATTTTCGCGTGATCTCAGCGGAGTTGGTCGCGGCGGGTGCGGCGTGGCAGGGAAACGATCGCGCAGCGGTGGCGGGGAAATTGGTGACGTTGCTGCAGGATGAGGCGCAACGCGCGACGATGGCGCGGGCGGCGATCGAGTGGCATCGAGCCAACGTCGGAGCGATGGGGCGCACCCTGGCGGTGATCCGCGACGAACTGGCGCGCGGGCGGCGAAATTGA
- the hemA gene encoding glutamyl-tRNA reductase has product MSKGLFVLGATHHTTPIAVRERLSLPPEAAAELQAELAASGALRELTVLNTCNRVEFYGVATSADAVARVEAAFCSRQHFAPAEFQQFRLHLAGPDAVRHLFEVAAGLDSQMLGEAEILGQVKQAYAAAQAAGHTGAVLNRLFQKAFQAAKHIRATTAIGEGHVSVANVAVDLALTIYGDLASTRILLLGAGEIGEKTARAFQSRGSTSLTVSSRRLERAMELATALGASALPFEQHESRLAEFDIVVCCTSAPAAVIPVPLAAAAIKKRSARPLFFIDLALPRDVDADVARLDNVFVYNLDDLAQIAAQNRAAREAELAKCRLLVGEKATAVWNHISPALGGLAGSPARLAEQSQSA; this is encoded by the coding sequence ATGAGTAAGGGCTTGTTCGTTCTCGGCGCCACGCACCACACCACACCGATCGCGGTGCGCGAGCGCCTGTCGCTGCCCCCCGAGGCCGCCGCCGAGTTGCAGGCCGAGCTCGCCGCCAGCGGTGCGCTCCGCGAACTGACCGTGCTCAACACGTGCAACCGCGTGGAGTTTTACGGCGTCGCCACGTCCGCCGACGCCGTGGCGCGCGTCGAAGCCGCCTTTTGCTCGCGCCAGCATTTCGCCCCCGCGGAGTTTCAGCAGTTCCGGCTGCACCTCGCCGGACCCGACGCCGTGCGGCACCTCTTCGAAGTCGCCGCCGGTCTCGATTCCCAGATGCTCGGTGAAGCGGAAATTCTCGGTCAGGTGAAACAAGCCTACGCCGCCGCCCAAGCCGCCGGCCACACGGGCGCCGTGTTGAACCGCCTGTTTCAAAAAGCGTTTCAAGCGGCGAAACACATTCGCGCCACCACCGCGATCGGCGAAGGCCACGTGAGCGTCGCCAACGTCGCCGTCGACCTCGCGCTCACCATCTACGGCGATCTCGCCAGCACCCGCATCCTCCTCCTCGGCGCCGGTGAGATCGGCGAGAAAACCGCCCGCGCCTTTCAAAGCCGCGGCTCAACCTCGCTCACCGTCTCCAGCCGCCGCCTCGAACGCGCGATGGAGCTCGCCACCGCGCTCGGCGCCAGCGCGCTGCCCTTCGAACAACACGAATCGCGCCTCGCGGAATTCGACATCGTCGTCTGCTGCACCTCGGCGCCCGCCGCCGTGATCCCCGTCCCGCTCGCCGCCGCCGCGATCAAAAAACGCTCCGCCCGCCCCCTTTTCTTCATCGATCTGGCCTTGCCCCGCGATGTCGACGCCGACGTCGCGCGCCTCGACAACGTCTTCGTTTACAACCTCGACGATCTCGCGCAAATCGCCGCGCAAAACCGTGCCGCCCGCGAAGCGGAGCTGGCCAAATGCCGCTTGCTCGTGGGCGAAAAAGCGACCGCGGTGTGGAATCACATCAGCCCCGCGCTCGGCGGCCTCGCCGGCAGTCCCGCGCGTCTCGCCGAGCAAAGTCAGAGCGCGTAA